One window of the Hypanus sabinus isolate sHypSab1 chromosome 13, sHypSab1.hap1, whole genome shotgun sequence genome contains the following:
- the spx gene encoding spexin prohormone 1 has product MKGLGTAAILTLFLVVASSLFVQSSSVPQAQFWKRNWTPQAMLYLKGAQGLRFIAEDEREHDPTENIDIESRSQTDRPITLRQAKAIFLAAIRNVEDAETYCKRSTSTLHTE; this is encoded by the exons ATGAAG GGTCTGGGGACTGCCGCGATTCTCACTCTGTTCTTGGTCGTTGCATCTTCGCTCTTCGTACAGTCCAGCAGCGTGCCACAG GCTCAGTTTTGGAAGCGTAACTGGACACCTCAAGCAATGCTGTATCTAAAAGGCGCAC aggggTTGCGGTTCATAGCGGAAGATGAAAGAGAACACGATCCCACTGAAAACATAGATATCG AAAGCAGAAGCCAAACTGACAGACCAATAACCCTAAGACAAGCAAAGGCTATATTCCTGGCTGCAATTAGAAATGTGGAAGACGCCGAGACCTATTGCAAACGTTCCACAAGTACACTGCACACAGAG tga